One Ogataea parapolymorpha DL-1 chromosome VI, whole genome shotgun sequence DNA window includes the following coding sequences:
- a CDS encoding 60S ribosomal protein L17-B: MARYAATPANPAKSASARGSYLRVSFKNTRETAQAIKGWKLEKAKQYLDQVLDHKRAIPFRRFNGSIGRTAQGKEFGVTKARWPVKSVKFIQSLLENAESNAEAKGLDVTKLVISNIQVNQAPKQRRRTFRAHGRINAYQSSPSHIELILTEEEEAVEKAKDEKKVRLNSRQKGRLLSQKRLTAA, from the coding sequence atggctAGATACGCAGCAACACCAGCTAACCCAGCCAAGTCCGCCTCTGCTAGAGGATCGTACCTGAGAGTGTCATTCAAGAACACCAGAGAAACCGCTCAGGCTATCAAGGGCTGGAAGCTCGAGAAAGCTAAACAATACTTGGACCAAGTTTTGGACCACAAGAGAGCCATTCCATTCAGAAGATTCAACGGATCTATTGGTAGAACTGCTCAGGGTAAAGAGTTTGGTGTTACCAAGGCAAGATGGCCTGTCAAGAGTGTCAAATTCATCCAAAGCCTTCTTGAAAACGCTGAATCTAATGCCGAAGCCAAGGGCCTCGACGTCACGAAACTTGTCATTTCTAACATCCAAGTGAACCAGGCTCCAaagcaaagaagaagaacctTCAGAGCCCACGGTAGAATTAACGCTTACCAATCTTCTCCATCCCACATCGAGCTCATCTTGaccgaagaggaggaggctgTTGAAAAGGCTAAGGATGAGAAGAAGGTCAGATTGAACTCTAGACAAAAGGGAAGActtctttctcaaaagAGATTGACTGCTGCTTAG
- a CDS encoding putative palmitoyl-protein hydrolase, with protein MYIFGYLKELLTISTAVSVEISQEHSSREGPASCLDSNPTSVVIWHGMGDTYNSTGMQAVKTILEDEIPNVFVHSVYLDVDETKDQKLSILGDLNTQIRGVCDQLNSIPELENGFNAVGFSQGGLFLRSAMELCGLPIKTLITYGSPHNGVTDLPPCPEGNWLCKRRNSILKKQIYNEKVQNSVVQAQYFRDVYNFEKYLENSAFLKFVNNEFIRDTDYVNNFTKLEKLVMVMFSKDDMLVPKETAWFCDLDPDSGEIIPFNETSSFQDDLIGIRTLYEQNKIDFLTISDSHMKIDEGHLRFIAKKYFH; from the coding sequence ATGTACATCTTTGGCTATTTAAAAGAGCTGTTGACCATTTCAacagcagtttctgtggAGATTTCTCAGGAACACTCTTCTAGAGAAGGACCTGCTAGCTGTTTGGACTCAAATCCTACCAGTGTAGTGATTTGGCATGGTATGGGAGATACGTATAATTCAACGGGAATGCAGGCTGTCAAAACGATACTTGAAGACGAGATCCCTAACGTGTTTGTTCATTCAGTATATCTTGACGTTGATGAGACGAAAGATCAGAAGCTCTCTATTTTAGGAGACCTTAACACCCAAATTAGAGGCGTTTGCGATCAGCTTAACTCTATTCCAGAACTGGAAAATGGCTTTAATGCGGTGGGGTTTTCGCAAGGTGGACTATTTCTTCGTTCTGCAATGGAGCTTTGTGGTTTACCGATTAAGACACTTATAACTTATGGCTCGCCACATAATGGTGTCACTGACCTTCCCCCTTGTCCGGAAGGTAACTGGCTTTGTAAACGGAGGAACAGCATTCTCAAAAAGCAAATTTACAACGAAAAGGTACAAAATTCTGTTGTTCAAGCACAATATTTCAGAGATGTGTACAACTTTGAGAAATATCTTGAAAACTCAGCATTCCTCAAATTTGTCAATAACGAATTCATTAGAGATACTGATTATGTTAACAACTTCACAaagcttgaaaagctgGTTATGGTGATGTTTTCGAAGGATGATATGTTAGTTCCAAAAGAAACTGCGTGGTTTTGTGACCTAGATCCAGATTCTGGTGAGATCATTCCTTTCAACGAAACAAGCTCTTTCCAGGACGACCTCATTGGCATCAGAACACTTTACGAACAAAACAAAATAGATTTCCTGACAATTAGCGATTCCCATATGAAAATTGATGAAGGCCACTTGAGATTCATCGCTaagaaatattttcattAG
- a CDS encoding Autophagy-related protein 27 has protein sequence MILKKIFNINYTHTESLDMLHLITPLLLLLARFSMAIDISDEHFSAYPRMKELIGSHLVSRTEETPPSTKKITWYLKITDSGSGSFKDDTFPSECPKDSQLCGLTEISLPNRDPVITEVFSFSNKLTPQFDVNTSSFIVNLRGANWGAYTLDAEIEFVCASEDNAEGLKLVKFDYSTVSLQYETASACKSDETPPKDGKNKAPKNDDSNSWGVFTWLFILLVIVMASYIIAQAWINTNRVGSSHEFLNELVESIVETLTKLPEFLREIANKLFTSGSRGGYSAV, from the coding sequence ATGATTTTAAAAAAGATATTCAATATCAATTACACACATACAGAATCTCTTGACATGCTTCATCTTATTACTCCGCTATTATTACTGCTGGCCAGGTTCAGCATGGCAATAGATATCTCAGATGAGCATTTTTCCGCCTATCCGAGAAtgaaggagctgattgGCTCCCATTTGGTCAGCAGGACAGAAGAGACTCCTCCATCTACAAAGAAAATAACCTGGTACCTGAAGATAACCGActctggttctggatcttTCAAAGATGACACTTTTCCTTCAGAATGCCCAAAGGATTCTCAGCTATGTGGATTGACCGAGATTTCGCTTCCCAATCGCGATCCAGTAATCACTGAGGTGTTCTCATTTTCAAACAAGTTGACACCACAATTCGATGTCAACACAAGCTCTTTTATTGTCAACCTCCGTGGCGCTAATTGGGGAGCATACACATTGGATGCTGAAATTGAGTTTGTGTGCGCGTCTGAAGATAATGCAGAAGGTCTCAAGTTGGTCAAATTCGATTATTCCACCGTGTCACTTCAATATGAAACGGCCAGCGCCTGCAAATCCGACGAGACGCCTCCAAAAGATGGAAAGAACAAGGCTCCAAAAAACGATGACTCCAATTCGTGGGGCGTCTTCACCTGGCTCTTCATCCTTCTGGTCATAGTGATGGCCTCTTATATAATAGCACAGGCATGGATCAACACAAACAGAGTGGGCAGTTCACACGAGTttctgaacgagctggtcgagTCAATCGTGGAGACATTGACAAAGTTGCCCGAATTTTTGCGCGAGATAGCAAACAAACT